From Streptomyces griseorubiginosus, one genomic window encodes:
- a CDS encoding OFA family MFS transporter — MTTLDYSSSAAFREVTDRNGRVYRIGETDRNIMGRPRWTMVLFPWMGMLGISSSEYAFTSAEDTLHEAHLWSSGHIFWLMGVWVFFQAAVAFPAGQLRESGRLPARYAMMLGALGTVLGYLSLAFAPNVIVAYLGFGVCSGIGAGLVYATCVNMVGKWFPERKGGKTGMVNGGFAYGSVPFVFLFTSYMDLSNYRGVLVTVGLVCCSVVAFAGWFFKDPPKNWWPPHVDPLKMTDDPKIRRALEKNPPAVKQYTPKEAARTPVLWMMWFCLLCTAGINIFGIAFQVPFGKDMGFAGGIVATAMSLKAIVNGTGRGVIGWISDKFGRRNTLIIVCLVLGTAQFGVLVSGQMGSMPFFLFCSMVSGFGGGAIFPLFAAMTADYFGENNNASNYGMVYSSKLISGLVGSGVGSIVVGAWDYEGAFVLAGCIGLSSAVLALFLKAPGRPQTSRRTVPNPQPLGEEMA, encoded by the coding sequence ATGACAACACTCGACTACTCGTCGTCCGCCGCCTTCAGGGAGGTGACGGACCGCAACGGCCGCGTGTACCGGATCGGTGAGACCGACCGGAACATCATGGGGCGGCCACGATGGACCATGGTGCTCTTCCCGTGGATGGGCATGCTGGGCATCAGTTCCTCGGAGTACGCGTTCACGTCGGCCGAGGACACCCTGCACGAGGCGCATCTGTGGAGCAGCGGGCACATCTTCTGGCTGATGGGCGTCTGGGTGTTCTTCCAGGCCGCCGTGGCCTTCCCCGCCGGGCAGTTGCGGGAGAGCGGGAGGCTTCCGGCCCGCTACGCGATGATGCTCGGCGCGCTGGGAACCGTCCTCGGCTATCTGTCGCTCGCGTTCGCGCCGAACGTGATCGTCGCCTACCTGGGCTTCGGTGTGTGCAGCGGTATCGGTGCCGGCCTTGTGTACGCGACCTGCGTGAACATGGTCGGAAAGTGGTTCCCGGAGCGCAAGGGCGGCAAGACCGGCATGGTCAACGGCGGTTTCGCCTACGGCTCGGTGCCCTTCGTCTTCCTGTTCACCTCGTACATGGACCTGAGCAACTACAGGGGCGTCCTGGTGACGGTCGGCCTGGTCTGCTGCTCCGTGGTGGCGTTCGCGGGCTGGTTCTTCAAGGACCCGCCGAAGAACTGGTGGCCGCCGCACGTCGACCCGCTGAAGATGACCGACGACCCGAAGATCCGGCGGGCGCTGGAGAAGAACCCGCCGGCCGTCAAGCAGTACACCCCCAAGGAGGCCGCGCGTACGCCCGTCCTGTGGATGATGTGGTTCTGCCTGCTGTGCACGGCCGGCATCAACATCTTCGGCATCGCCTTCCAGGTGCCGTTCGGCAAGGACATGGGCTTCGCGGGCGGGATCGTGGCCACGGCGATGTCGCTGAAGGCGATAGTCAACGGCACCGGGCGCGGGGTCATCGGCTGGATCTCCGACAAGTTCGGCCGCCGCAACACGCTGATCATCGTGTGTCTGGTGCTGGGCACCGCGCAGTTCGGGGTGCTGGTCTCGGGCCAGATGGGCAGCATGCCGTTCTTCCTCTTCTGCTCCATGGTCTCCGGTTTCGGCGGCGGCGCGATCTTCCCGCTGTTCGCCGCGATGACCGCGGACTACTTCGGTGAGAACAACAACGCCTCCAACTACGGCATGGTCTACAGCTCGAAGCTCATCTCGGGCCTGGTGGGCTCCGGCGTGGGCTCGATCGTGGTCGGCGCCTGGGACTACGAGGGCGCGTTCGTCCTGGCCGGCTGCATCGGCCTGAGCTCCGCGGTACTCGCGCTGTTCCTCAAGGCGCCCGGCAGGCCCCAGACCAGCCGTCGGACCGTACCCAACCCGCAACCGCTCGGCGAGGAAATGGCCTGA
- a CDS encoding nucleotide pyrophosphatase/phosphodiesterase family protein, giving the protein MSEQPPLTGPTPLLVLDVVGLTPRLLHHMPHLKSLARSGSHAPLGTVLPAVTCAAQSTFLTGTHPSEHGIVGNGWYFRDLGDVLLWRQHNGLVAGDKLWDAARRAHPGYTVANICWWYAMGADTDFTVTPRPVYYADGRKEPDCYTRPPALHDELTDKLGTFPLFHFWGPGADLVSSQWIIDATRHIMGTRHPDLTLCYLPHLDYDLQRFGPDDPRSLKAAADLDRALAPLLDDARAEGRTVVALSEYGITRADRPVDINRALRRAGLLEVHTQDGMEYLDPMASRAFAVADHQIAHVYVRRPEDLDATRAALEGLPGLEQLLDDEGKKAHHLDHPRSGELVAVAEPDAWFTYYYWLDDDRAPDFAQLVEIHRKPGYDPVELFMDPLDPYVKVKAAGALARKKLGMRYRMAVVPLDPSPIRGSHGRLPESDDDGPLLICSTPRAVGDRIAATDVKSLLLRLAGLS; this is encoded by the coding sequence ATGAGCGAACAGCCCCCGCTGACAGGACCGACCCCCCTCCTCGTCCTCGACGTCGTCGGCCTCACCCCCCGGCTCCTGCACCACATGCCCCACCTCAAGTCCCTCGCCCGGTCCGGCTCCCACGCCCCGCTCGGGACCGTCCTGCCCGCCGTCACCTGCGCCGCCCAGTCCACCTTCCTCACCGGCACCCACCCCAGTGAGCACGGCATCGTCGGCAACGGCTGGTACTTCCGCGACCTCGGCGACGTACTCCTGTGGCGGCAGCACAACGGACTGGTCGCCGGCGACAAGCTCTGGGACGCCGCGCGCCGCGCCCACCCCGGCTACACCGTCGCCAACATCTGCTGGTGGTACGCCATGGGCGCCGACACCGACTTCACCGTCACCCCCCGCCCGGTCTACTACGCCGACGGCCGCAAGGAACCCGACTGCTACACCCGGCCCCCGGCCCTGCACGACGAACTCACCGACAAACTCGGCACCTTCCCCCTCTTCCACTTCTGGGGCCCCGGCGCGGACCTGGTCTCCAGCCAGTGGATCATCGACGCCACCCGCCACATCATGGGCACCCGCCACCCCGACCTGACGCTCTGCTACCTCCCCCACCTCGACTACGACCTGCAACGCTTCGGCCCCGACGACCCACGCTCCCTGAAGGCCGCCGCCGACCTGGACCGGGCACTGGCCCCGCTTCTCGACGACGCCCGCGCGGAAGGCCGTACCGTCGTGGCGCTGTCCGAGTACGGCATCACCCGCGCCGACCGCCCCGTCGACATCAACCGCGCTCTGCGCCGCGCCGGACTCCTCGAGGTGCACACCCAGGACGGCATGGAGTACCTGGACCCGATGGCCTCGCGGGCCTTCGCGGTCGCCGACCACCAGATCGCCCATGTCTACGTGCGCCGTCCCGAGGACCTGGACGCAACCCGCGCCGCCCTCGAAGGCCTGCCCGGCCTCGAACAGCTCCTCGACGACGAGGGCAAGAAGGCCCACCACCTCGACCACCCGCGCTCCGGTGAACTCGTCGCCGTCGCGGAACCGGACGCCTGGTTCACGTACTACTACTGGCTCGACGACGACCGCGCGCCCGACTTCGCGCAGCTGGTCGAGATCCACCGCAAACCCGGCTACGACCCGGTCGAACTGTTCATGGACCCGCTGGACCCCTACGTCAAGGTCAAGGCGGCCGGCGCGCTGGCCCGCAAGAAGCTCGGCATGCGCTATCGCATGGCGGTGGTGCCCCTCGACCCGTCACCTATTCGCGGCAGCCACGGCCGCCTTCCCGAGAGCGACGACGACGGTCCGCTCCTCATCTGCTCCACCCCCCGCGCGGTCGGCGACCGCATCGCGGCCACCGACGTGAAGTCGCTCCTGCTCCGACTGGCCGGACTTTCCTGA
- a CDS encoding sugar phosphate isomerase/epimerase → MSRTSQPDPELTHRLTRRGMLGVAAGATAAALLGAAASPAGAATDAATGTSGHGRGRPVLPPGRLGIQLYSLRDKVSTLGFAPVFAELEKYGYDEVEFAGYTQGSAGPITLAQLRRLARDHGLNPIGSHVGYYSDDPNAYTFAQNLTKVLDDAQALGLRHIGTASGPFRYGSTVDAWKRAAEEFNTYGAAAKARGMKFYQHNHSEEFSFATDNPKVRLYDVLLGETDPDLVFLEMDIFWAYSGQFRFSKRPDGTPAPFEPLNYVLRQPHRYPLFHVKDGVSDPSNTYGYRMTDVGDGDIDYQKFISAVTRLRGERLAHHWQAEHDQPTESFTFARRSSAHLHSLREKC, encoded by the coding sequence ATGAGCCGCACCTCCCAGCCCGACCCCGAACTCACCCACCGCCTGACCAGACGAGGCATGCTCGGTGTGGCCGCGGGCGCCACCGCCGCCGCACTGCTGGGCGCCGCGGCCTCCCCGGCAGGCGCCGCCACCGACGCCGCGACCGGCACCAGCGGCCACGGCCGCGGCCGCCCCGTGCTGCCCCCCGGCCGCCTCGGCATCCAGCTCTACAGCCTCCGCGACAAGGTCTCCACCCTCGGCTTCGCCCCCGTCTTCGCCGAACTGGAGAAGTACGGCTACGACGAGGTCGAGTTCGCCGGCTACACCCAGGGCTCGGCCGGGCCGATCACCCTCGCCCAGCTCAGGCGGCTGGCCCGCGACCACGGCCTGAACCCGATCGGCAGCCACGTCGGCTACTACTCGGACGACCCGAACGCCTACACCTTCGCCCAGAACCTCACCAAGGTCCTCGACGACGCCCAGGCCCTCGGCCTCAGGCACATCGGCACCGCCTCGGGCCCCTTCCGCTACGGCTCCACCGTCGACGCGTGGAAGCGCGCCGCCGAGGAGTTCAACACCTACGGCGCGGCGGCGAAGGCACGCGGGATGAAGTTCTACCAGCACAACCACTCCGAGGAGTTCTCCTTCGCCACCGACAACCCCAAGGTCCGCCTCTACGACGTGCTCCTCGGGGAGACCGACCCCGACCTGGTGTTCCTGGAGATGGACATCTTCTGGGCGTACTCGGGCCAGTTCCGCTTCTCCAAGCGGCCCGACGGCACCCCCGCGCCCTTCGAACCGCTGAACTACGTCCTCAGGCAGCCGCACCGCTACCCGCTCTTCCACGTCAAGGACGGCGTGAGCGACCCGTCGAACACCTACGGCTACCGGATGACCGACGTCGGCGACGGAGACATCGACTACCAGAAGTTCATCTCCGCCGTGACCAGGCTGCGGGGCGAGCGCCTGGCCCACCACTGGCAGGCCGAGCACGACCAGCCCACCGAGTCCTTCACGTTCGCCCGGCGCTCCAGCGCCCACCTGCACTCACTGCGGGAGAAGTGCTGA
- a CDS encoding 2-dehydropantoate 2-reductase, which produces MKVAVLGAGAIGAYVGAALHRGGADVHLVARGPHLAAMRGQGVQVLSPRGDFTAHVHATDDPAEIGPVDYVFLGLKANSYAACGPLIEPLLHDTTAVIAAQNGIPWWYFHRHGGPYDGHRIESVDPEGAVSAVLAPSRAIGCVVYAATELEAPGVVRHLEGTRFSIGEPDRSLSERCLAFSEAMRLGGLKAPVEANLRDDIWLKLLGNISFNPISALARATMRQMCLHGGTRKVIETMMAETLAVAEALGCTVGVSIERRLAGAERVGDHRTSTLQDLERGKPLELDVLLTAVIELAEITAVDVPTLRTVHALSDLLALRSAA; this is translated from the coding sequence ATGAAAGTCGCAGTTCTCGGCGCCGGTGCGATCGGCGCCTACGTAGGTGCGGCACTGCACCGCGGCGGCGCGGATGTGCATCTCGTCGCCCGTGGACCCCATCTCGCGGCGATGCGCGGACAGGGCGTCCAAGTCCTCAGCCCCCGCGGTGACTTCACCGCCCACGTGCACGCCACCGACGACCCGGCCGAGATCGGCCCGGTCGACTACGTCTTCCTCGGACTGAAGGCCAACTCGTACGCGGCGTGCGGGCCGCTCATCGAGCCCCTTCTCCACGACACCACCGCCGTCATCGCGGCCCAGAACGGCATCCCCTGGTGGTACTTCCACCGGCACGGCGGCCCCTACGACGGCCACCGCATCGAAAGCGTCGACCCGGAAGGTGCGGTCAGTGCGGTGCTCGCGCCCTCCCGCGCCATCGGCTGTGTCGTCTACGCCGCCACCGAGCTCGAAGCCCCGGGCGTCGTACGGCACTTGGAAGGCACCCGGTTCTCCATCGGCGAGCCCGACCGGAGCCTGTCCGAGCGGTGTCTCGCGTTCAGTGAGGCCATGCGGCTGGGCGGCCTGAAGGCTCCGGTCGAGGCGAATCTCCGCGACGACATCTGGCTCAAGCTGCTCGGGAACATCTCCTTCAACCCGATCAGCGCCCTGGCCCGAGCCACCATGCGGCAGATGTGCCTGCACGGCGGCACCCGCAAGGTCATCGAGACCATGATGGCCGAGACGCTCGCCGTCGCCGAGGCCCTGGGCTGCACGGTCGGCGTGTCCATCGAGCGCCGACTGGCCGGCGCCGAACGCGTCGGTGACCACCGCACCTCCACCCTTCAGGACCTGGAGCGCGGCAAGCCTCTCGAACTCGACGTCCTGCTCACCGCCGTGATCGAGCTGGCGGAGATCACCGCCGTGGACGTGCCAACCCTGCGCACGGTCCACGCCCTGTCCGACCTCCTCGCCCTCCGGTCCGCCGCATGA
- a CDS encoding OFA family MFS transporter, translated as MTADPYAARSDTDKTAHSTAAPRPYREVTDAGGRVYRIGETDRDILGHSRKLMVYLPWITMMAISVFEYAYGSAEDTLSHAHGWTQSNTFWILSVWVFFQAGIAFPAGWLREKGILTARSAMYLGSGMCLVGFLALSHLSNVLLAILGFGVIGGIGAGLVYATCINMVGKWFPERRGAKTGFVNGGFAYGSLPFIFIFNYGFDTANYHRVLDLIGCYILIVVVGCAFFFKDPPKNWWPADIDPLTYGGSGKGSVALAKNPPAVRQFTPKEAVRTGMLPLMWVALVMTAGVSIFGISFQVDYAKEVGFGPLVAASSMGVMAVINGIGRGVVGWLSDKWGRKSTLVFVIVVLGLAQFGVIWAGDVKSESLFLFFAFLSGFGGGAFYPLFAALTPDYFGENYNASNYGLVYSGKLISGLFGGGLGSMVVAAWGYDGAYALAGATSMLAAAIALLLRQPGRPRSGVAAPQPQAAA; from the coding sequence ATGACGGCAGATCCGTACGCAGCACGCAGCGACACCGACAAGACCGCACACTCCACCGCCGCACCACGTCCCTACCGAGAAGTGACCGACGCAGGCGGCCGCGTCTACCGCATCGGCGAGACCGACCGGGACATCCTCGGCCACTCACGCAAACTCATGGTGTACCTCCCGTGGATCACCATGATGGCCATCAGCGTCTTCGAGTACGCGTACGGCTCGGCCGAGGACACCCTGTCCCACGCCCACGGCTGGACGCAGAGCAACACCTTCTGGATCCTCAGCGTCTGGGTCTTCTTCCAGGCCGGCATCGCCTTCCCCGCGGGCTGGCTCCGGGAGAAGGGCATCCTGACCGCCCGCAGCGCCATGTACCTCGGCTCGGGCATGTGTCTGGTCGGGTTCCTCGCCCTGTCGCACCTCAGCAACGTCCTGCTGGCGATCCTGGGATTCGGCGTCATCGGGGGAATCGGCGCCGGACTGGTCTACGCGACCTGCATCAACATGGTCGGCAAATGGTTCCCCGAACGCCGGGGCGCCAAGACCGGGTTCGTCAACGGCGGCTTCGCGTACGGATCTCTGCCCTTCATCTTCATCTTCAACTACGGCTTCGACACGGCGAACTACCACCGTGTCCTGGACCTCATCGGCTGCTACATCCTGATCGTGGTCGTGGGCTGCGCGTTCTTCTTCAAGGACCCGCCGAAGAACTGGTGGCCCGCGGACATCGACCCGCTGACCTACGGCGGCAGCGGGAAGGGTTCCGTCGCGCTCGCCAAGAACCCTCCCGCGGTACGGCAGTTCACGCCGAAGGAGGCCGTCAGGACCGGCATGCTTCCCCTCATGTGGGTCGCCCTCGTGATGACCGCGGGAGTGTCGATCTTCGGCATCTCCTTCCAGGTCGACTACGCGAAGGAGGTGGGCTTCGGCCCGCTGGTGGCGGCCTCCTCGATGGGTGTCATGGCGGTCATCAACGGCATCGGGCGCGGAGTGGTGGGCTGGCTGTCCGACAAGTGGGGCCGCAAGTCCACGCTGGTGTTCGTGATCGTCGTCCTGGGGCTCGCGCAGTTCGGCGTGATCTGGGCGGGTGACGTCAAGAGCGAGTCGCTGTTCCTGTTCTTCGCGTTCCTGTCCGGGTTCGGCGGCGGCGCGTTCTACCCGCTGTTCGCGGCGCTCACCCCGGACTACTTCGGGGAGAACTACAACGCGTCCAACTACGGGCTGGTGTACAGCGGCAAGCTGATCAGCGGTCTGTTCGGCGGCGGCCTCGGTTCCATGGTCGTGGCGGCCTGGGGTTACGACGGGGCGTACGCCCTGGCCGGCGCCACCTCGATGCTGGCGGCGGCGATCGCCCTGCTGCTGCGGCAGCCGGGGCGGCCCCGGAGCGGGGTGGCGGCGCCGCAACCGCAAGCCGCGGCCTGA
- a CDS encoding GntR family transcriptional regulator: MPTTGLPYGTVPRLERPGPLRDRVYGALLELITTRALQPGQHLVESELAGHLGVSRQPVREALQRLNTEGWVDLRPAQGAFVHEPTDEEADQLLTVRTLLEAEAARLAAANAGSAGIAALEALCVQGEEAVAADDVDAAVALNARLHAKVMELAGNAVLAELAGQVDRRVRWYYTPIARQRGRQSWIEHRELIAAIADRDEQRATAVMRQHTEHTRKMYQEREK, encoded by the coding sequence TTGCCGACCACAGGACTGCCGTACGGCACCGTGCCCAGGCTCGAGCGCCCCGGCCCCCTGCGCGACCGTGTCTACGGGGCGTTGCTGGAGCTGATCACCACGCGTGCGCTTCAGCCGGGTCAGCATCTGGTGGAGAGTGAGCTGGCCGGTCATCTGGGGGTGTCGCGGCAGCCGGTGCGGGAGGCGTTGCAGCGGCTGAACACCGAGGGGTGGGTGGATCTACGGCCTGCTCAGGGTGCGTTCGTGCATGAGCCGACGGACGAGGAGGCGGACCAACTCCTCACGGTCCGCACCTTGTTGGAGGCGGAGGCCGCTCGGCTGGCCGCCGCCAACGCGGGCAGTGCCGGGATCGCCGCCCTGGAAGCACTGTGCGTGCAGGGCGAGGAGGCCGTCGCCGCCGATGACGTGGATGCCGCGGTCGCGCTGAACGCCCGACTCCACGCGAAGGTCATGGAGTTGGCGGGCAACGCGGTCCTCGCCGAGCTGGCGGGGCAGGTGGATCGGCGGGTGCGGTGGTACTACACGCCGATCGCCCGGCAGCGTGGCCGGCAGTCCTGGATCGAGCACCGTGAACTGATCGCCGCCATCGCCGACCGGGACGAACAGCGAGCCACCGCCGTCATGCGGCAACACACCGAACACACGCGGAAGATGTACCAGGAACGCGAGAAGTAG
- the frc gene encoding formyl-CoA transferase produces the protein MTTLALDGVRVLDMTHVQSGPSATQLLAWLGADVVKVEAPGGDVTRGQLRDVPGADSLYFTMLNCNKRSITLNLKTERGREILTALIRGADVLVENFAPGAVDRMGFTWERIREINPRMVYASIKGFGDGPYTAFKAYEVVAQAMGGSMATTGFPDGPPMATGAQIGDSGTGIHAVAGILAALLQRERTGRGQRVNVAMQHAVLNLCRVKLRDQQRLAHGPLAEYPNEDFGDEVPRSGNASGGGQPGWAVRCAPGGPNDYVYVIVQPVGWAPLAALIGRPELAEDPEWATPQARLPKLAKMFQLIEEWTSTQPKWQVLEQLNRHNIPCGPILSTREIIEDRSLADNDMIVEVEHPQRGAFTTVGNPLKLSDSPTTITTPPLLGQHNEEIYIGELGLGDEELRLMKSGGVI, from the coding sequence GTGACGACGTTGGCGCTTGATGGTGTGCGGGTGCTGGACATGACGCATGTGCAGTCGGGTCCGTCGGCGACGCAGTTGCTGGCGTGGCTGGGGGCGGATGTGGTGAAGGTGGAGGCGCCGGGCGGGGACGTCACGCGGGGGCAGCTCAGGGATGTGCCGGGGGCGGACTCGCTGTACTTCACGATGCTCAACTGCAACAAGCGCAGCATCACCCTCAATCTGAAGACCGAGCGGGGCCGGGAGATCCTCACCGCGCTGATCCGGGGTGCGGATGTGCTGGTGGAGAACTTCGCGCCGGGTGCGGTGGATCGGATGGGGTTCACGTGGGAGCGGATCCGGGAGATCAACCCCAGGATGGTGTATGCGTCGATCAAGGGGTTCGGGGACGGCCCGTACACGGCTTTCAAGGCGTACGAGGTGGTGGCACAGGCGATGGGCGGCTCGATGGCCACCACCGGGTTCCCGGACGGGCCGCCGATGGCGACCGGTGCGCAGATCGGGGACTCCGGCACGGGCATTCACGCGGTGGCCGGCATCCTGGCCGCACTCCTGCAAAGGGAGAGGACCGGGCGGGGCCAGCGGGTGAACGTGGCGATGCAGCACGCGGTGCTGAACCTGTGCCGGGTCAAGCTGCGTGACCAACAACGCCTCGCGCACGGCCCGTTGGCCGAATACCCCAACGAGGACTTCGGCGACGAGGTCCCCCGCTCCGGCAACGCCTCCGGTGGCGGGCAGCCGGGCTGGGCGGTGCGGTGCGCGCCGGGCGGCCCGAACGACTACGTGTACGTCATCGTCCAGCCCGTCGGCTGGGCCCCGCTGGCCGCACTGATCGGCCGGCCCGAGCTGGCCGAGGATCCCGAATGGGCCACCCCGCAGGCCCGGTTGCCGAAGCTGGCGAAGATGTTCCAGCTGATCGAGGAATGGACCAGCACGCAGCCCAAATGGCAGGTCCTGGAACAGCTCAACCGGCACAACATCCCGTGCGGGCCGATCCTGTCCACCAGGGAGATCATCGAGGACCGCTCCCTGGCCGACAACGACATGATCGTCGAGGTCGAGCATCCCCAGCGCGGTGCCTTCACCACCGTCGGCAACCCCCTCAAACTCTCCGACTCCCCCACCACCATCACCACCCCACCCCTCCTCGGCCAGCACAACGAAGAGATCTACATCGGCGAACTGGGTCTCGGTGACGAGGAGTTGAGACTGATGAAGTCGGGAGGGGTGATCTGA